From the genome of Nicotiana sylvestris chromosome 2, ASM39365v2, whole genome shotgun sequence, one region includes:
- the LOC104249967 gene encoding uncharacterized protein yields MVSIFEMPFHLLPIIKPIRLPQNPIKTLVYTTIMSSWSCSRCTFLNPPLSSQKSSCQICSSDPPPSISPDPSISVIKPKWACKACTFLNPYHTISCDVCGTRASASGLANLETDDDDELDSSVGSVFMPLLRPCNNKGKNSSSRVPLRVDDDIKESIRARCVNAATKRKNREDTVGVEEDEIDSVGYRGVKTGTKAVDISDSVEQKPGKTLSASNSKALKILTYNVWFADIEMPKRMEALGDLIVLHSPDVICFQEVTPESYDIFQQSSWWKMYSCSISNVMELTRGYFCMQLSKLGVKSYSCKPFSNSIMGRELCIAEIEVQKDKTLVVATSHLESPCPGPPKWDQMFSKERVEQANEAVKLLETKPNVIFCGDMNWDDKLDGQFPLPDGWVDAWAKMKPEKIGWTYDTKSNKMLSANRTLQKRLDRFVCKLQDFSISDISMIGKEAIPNLTYVKEKKVKSEVKRLTLPVLPSDHFGLLLEISPQ; encoded by the exons ATGGTTTCAATATTCGAAATGCCCTTTCACTTGCTACCCATAATCAAACCAATTCGTCTCCCCCAAAACCCTATCAAAACCCTAGTTTACACCACAATCATGTCTTCTTGGTCATGTTCAAGGTGCACATTCTTGAACCCTCCTCTTTCATCCCAAAAATCATCCTGTCAAATCTGTTCATCTGACCCACCACCCTCAATATCACCAGACCCATCAATTTCAGTCATAAAACCCAAATGGGCATGTAAAGCTTGCACCTTTTTGAACCCTTATCACACTATAAGCTGTGATGTATGTGGAACTAGGGCTTCAGCTTCTGGACTTGCTAATCTTGAaactgatgatgatgatgagttgGATTCTTCTGTTGGTAGTGTTTTTATGCCTTTATTGAGGCCTTGTAATAACAAGGGGAAAAATAGTAGTAGTAGGGTTCCTCTTAGGGTTGATGATGATATTAAGGAGTCTATTAGGGCTAGATGTGTAAATGCTGCAACCAAGAGAAAAAATAGAGAGGACACTGTTGGGGTTGAGGAGGATGAGATTGATTCTGTGGGATATAGGGGTGTTAAGACTGGAACTAAGGCGGTTGACATTTCGG ATTCGGTGGAGCAGAAACCAGGGAAAACTTTATCAGCCAGTAACTCCAAAGCGTTGAAGATCTTGACCTATAATGTATGGTTTGCAGATATAGAGATGCCCAAGAGGATGGAAGCTCTAGGTGACCTTATTGTACTGCATTCCCCAGATGTTATATGTTTTCAG GAGGTTACTCCAGAAAGTTATGACATTTTTCAGCAGTCTAGTTGGTGGAAAATGTATTCTTGTTCAATTTCAAATGTAATGGAACTTACGAGAGGATATTTCTGCATGCAG TTAAGCAAACTTGGAGTGAAATCCTACAGTTGCAAACCATTTAGCAATTCGATAATGGGAAGGGAACTGTGTATTGCTGAGATCGAAGTTCAGAAAGATAAGACGTTGGTTGTTGCTACCAGCCATCTTGAGAGTCCCTGCCCTGGGCCACCCAAATGGGATCAAATGTTCAGCAAGGAACGTGTGGAGCAAGCTAATGAAGCTGTGAAGTTACTTGAGACAAAGCCAAATGTAATTTTTTGTGGTGATATGAACTGGGATGACAAGCTGGATGGTCAATTTCCTCTACCTGATGGGTGGGTTGATGCTTGGGCAAAAATGAAGCCTGAAAAAATTGGTTGGACATACGACACCAAGTCAAACAAAATGTTAAGTGCCAACCGGACACTGCAGAAACGTTTGGACAGGTTTGTTTGCAAACTGCAAGATTTCAGTATAAGTGATATTAGTATGATTGGGAAGGAAGCAATTCCAAATCTCACATATGTCAAAGAGAAAAAAGTGAAGAGTGAAGTTAAGAGACTGACACTACCTGTTTTGCCTAGCGATCATTTTGGCCTGCTTTTGGAGATCTCTCCTCAGTAG